The Ciconia boyciana chromosome 17, ASM3463844v1, whole genome shotgun sequence genome contains a region encoding:
- the SHPK gene encoding sedoheptulokinase has product MASSEAAGRPAPACVLGIDLGTTSVKAALLVGAERGQVVAESCSRETQAHTSSLEAGPQGMEQNVRRIIRALNECLAALPQQQLQRVSHIGISGQMHGIVFWKKDKGCKWTECGTGTTFEPEEVSHLITWQDGRCSPTFLSSLPLPQSHISLATGFGCATVYWYLKKSPDFLKSYDAAGTIHDYVVAMLCDLKKPLMSVQNAASWGYFNSRNKSWNTDILKKSGFPVHLLPEVGDPGSIAGRTICAWHGIPKGAKVGIALGDFQCSVYSCLTERTDAVLNISTSAQLTVSMPQGFQPPETPDPSSAVTYFPYFNGDYLAVAASLNGGNVLATFVDMVARWTEELGLQVQESAIYTKIIKAALAQNDSKLSVHPTIFGERHIPEQLASVTNIAVSDLSLGHVTRALCRGIVENLCSMLPVQHLMETGVRRILGSGSALARNEVLRQEVERIFPFPVVYGKDVDAAVGAAMVIFHRK; this is encoded by the exons ATGGCGAGCAGCGAAGCGGCAGGcaggcctgctcctgcctgcgtGCTGGGCATAGACCTGGGCACGACGTCGGTTAAAGCGGCCCTGTTGGTAGGGGCAGAGCGAGGGCAGGTGGTGGCAGAGAGCTGCTCCAGGGAGACTCAAGCACACACCAGTAGCCTGGAAGCTGGACCGCAG GGAATGGAGCAGAATGTCCGGAGAATAATAAGAGCATTGAATGAATGCCTTGCTGCTCTacctcagcagcagcttcaaaGAGTCAGTCACATTGGCATTTCAGGACAAATGCACGGGattgtattttggaaaaaagataaag GTTGCAAGTGGACAGAGTGTGGTACAGGCACTACCTTTGAGCCAGAGGAGGTCAGTCATCTGATTACTTGGCAAGACGGCCGCTGCAGTCCcaccttcctctcttctcttcctctgccacAGTCACATATCAGCTTGGCTACTGGATTTGGGTGTGCCACAGTCTACTGGTATTTAAAGAAGAG tccAGATTTTCTGAAGTCTTATGATGCAGCCGGCACTATCCATGACTATGTGGTTGCCATGTTGTGTGACCTGAAGAAGCCACTCATGTCCGTCCAGAATGCTGCCAGCTGGGGatattttaattccagaaaCAAAAGCTGGAATACTGACAT ATTGAAAAAGTCCGGCTTTCCTGTTCACTTGCTTCCAGAGGTGGGAGACCCTGGCAGTATTGCAGGCAGGACAATCTGTGCATGGCATGGAATACCCAAAGGAGCAAAAGTAGGAATTGCTCTGGGAGATTTCCAGTGCTCTGTTTATTCCTGTCTGACTGAGAGGACTGATGCAG TTCTTAATATCAGTACCTCTGCTCAGCTGACTGTCTCAATGCCCCAGGGTTTCCAGCCTCCAGAGACACCAGATCCTTCCTCAGCTGTTACTTATTTTCCCTACTTCAATGGTGACTACTTGGCAGTGGCAGCATCACTTAACGGAGGCAATGTGCTAGCAACATTTGTCGACATGGTGGCACGGTGGACAGAAGAGCTAG GGCTTCAGGTTCAGGAGTCTGCCATCTATACAAAGATAATCAAAGCAGCCTTGGCCCAAAACGACAGCAAACTCTCAGTTCACCCAACCATATTTGGAGAGAGACACATTCCCGAGCAGTTGGCATCAGTGACCAATATTGCTGTCTCTGACCTCTCCCTGGGTCACGTAACCAGAGCTCTGTGCCGTGGCATCGTTGAAAACCTCTGTTCCATGTTACCTGTGCAGCATCTGATGGAGACAGGAGTGAGGAGGATTCTGGGAAGCGGAAGTGCCCTTGCCAGGAACGAGGTGCTGAGGCAGGAAGTGGAAAGGATTTTTCCATTCCCTGTGGTTTACGGGAAGGATGTTGATGCTGCTGTGGGGGCTGCCATGGTGatattccacagaaaataa